In Nitrospira sp., a single window of DNA contains:
- a CDS encoding glycosyltransferase family 1 protein, with protein sequence MSAPSANSLPGGLARLDELAHNLWWSWKPDARRLFETIDPTLWRLSHHNPVKLLQDLKPARLIELSGDPVFIRLYSSVLKTYDDYMGASDTWFAGRYPHLANHTIAYFSAEFGLHNSIPIYSGGLGILAGDHCKEASDLGIPLLGLGFMYPQGYFHQRMSVDGWQEAEYEPFNRLESPIQRALMPNGQPCQIGVQIDHRTISAVVWQVRVGRVTLYLIDTDVPENQPWDRELSARLYGGDQNVRLRQEILLGIGGVRVFRTLGLSPSVWHANEGHSAFMTLERVREFVQAGRPHAEAVERVRQSTVFTTHTPVPAGHDVFPFHHIEHHLAGYWDELGITREALLQLGAHPENPGAGFNMTALAMRLAGHVNGVSREHGRVSRVMWRCLWPGIEEEDRVPIRSITNGVHAPSWISPEMNQLYVRHLGPDWAERADDPAIWHRVPDIPDGELWAARQLLKRKLMSFIRERARAAWMHGHLQPHQVLASGTLLDPEALTIGFARRFATYKRATLVFSTLTRLQQMMQDRWRPVQLIFAGKAHPADEPGRQFIHQVYAYCKDHDIGGHVAFLEDYDMHMAKYLVWGVDVWMNTPRPPMEASGTSGQKAALNGVPHLSVLDGWWQEGYDGANGWAIPSSAHLGDTHSQDQHDAEQLYRLLEHDIVPLYYERDRDGIPRGWLHIVKDAVRTVAPRFCTRRMVKEYMDLLYASAASPKDARWQD encoded by the coding sequence GTGAGCGCGCCATCCGCAAACAGCCTGCCAGGCGGCCTCGCCCGCCTGGACGAACTGGCCCATAATCTGTGGTGGAGCTGGAAACCGGATGCCCGCCGTCTCTTTGAAACGATCGATCCGACACTCTGGCGCCTTTCGCATCATAATCCCGTCAAGCTGTTGCAGGATCTCAAACCGGCCCGGCTCATAGAACTTAGTGGCGATCCCGTGTTCATCCGCCTCTATTCATCCGTCCTTAAGACCTACGACGACTACATGGGCGCCTCCGATACCTGGTTTGCCGGGCGCTATCCGCACCTCGCGAACCACACGATCGCCTACTTCTCGGCCGAGTTCGGCCTGCACAATTCTATCCCGATCTACAGCGGCGGGCTGGGCATCCTGGCCGGTGACCATTGCAAGGAAGCCAGCGATCTCGGCATTCCACTTCTCGGCCTCGGATTCATGTACCCGCAGGGCTATTTTCACCAGCGGATGTCCGTGGACGGCTGGCAGGAAGCCGAATATGAGCCGTTCAACCGGCTGGAGTCGCCCATCCAGCGGGCATTGATGCCGAACGGCCAGCCCTGCCAGATCGGCGTCCAGATCGACCATCGCACCATCTCTGCCGTCGTCTGGCAGGTGCGTGTCGGACGCGTCACTTTATATCTCATCGACACCGATGTGCCAGAGAACCAGCCGTGGGACCGTGAACTGTCGGCGCGGCTCTACGGCGGCGATCAGAACGTCCGCCTGCGCCAAGAAATTCTGCTTGGCATCGGCGGCGTGCGGGTCTTCCGCACGCTCGGCCTGTCCCCGTCCGTCTGGCATGCCAACGAGGGCCACTCGGCCTTCATGACACTCGAACGCGTGCGCGAGTTCGTGCAGGCCGGTCGGCCGCATGCCGAGGCGGTGGAACGCGTCCGCCAGAGTACCGTGTTCACCACGCACACGCCGGTACCGGCCGGCCACGACGTCTTCCCCTTCCATCACATTGAACACCACCTCGCTGGCTACTGGGATGAGCTCGGCATAACGCGCGAGGCCTTGTTGCAGTTGGGCGCGCATCCAGAGAATCCGGGCGCCGGCTTCAATATGACGGCATTGGCCATGCGGCTGGCCGGCCATGTCAACGGCGTCAGCCGCGAACATGGCCGCGTCTCCCGCGTCATGTGGCGCTGCCTCTGGCCCGGGATAGAAGAAGAGGATCGCGTGCCGATCCGCAGTATCACGAACGGCGTGCACGCCCCGAGCTGGATTTCGCCGGAGATGAACCAGCTCTACGTCAGGCATCTCGGCCCCGACTGGGCCGAGCGGGCGGACGATCCGGCCATCTGGCACCGCGTGCCGGATATTCCCGACGGCGAACTCTGGGCAGCGCGGCAGCTGCTTAAGCGCAAGCTGATGAGCTTCATCCGCGAACGCGCACGCGCGGCATGGATGCACGGACATCTGCAGCCGCATCAGGTGCTGGCCAGCGGCACCCTGCTCGATCCGGAGGCGCTCACGATCGGCTTCGCACGGCGCTTCGCCACTTACAAGCGGGCCACGCTTGTTTTCAGCACGCTGACGCGGCTGCAGCAGATGATGCAGGACCGCTGGCGGCCCGTGCAACTTATCTTCGCGGGCAAGGCGCATCCGGCCGACGAGCCGGGCCGACAATTCATTCACCAGGTCTACGCGTACTGCAAGGACCACGACATCGGTGGACACGTCGCCTTTCTTGAAGACTACGACATGCATATGGCCAAGTATTTGGTCTGGGGCGTGGACGTTTGGATGAACACGCCGCGCCCGCCGATGGAAGCGAGCGGTACAAGCGGCCAGAAGGCTGCGCTCAACGGCGTCCCACATCTGAGCGTACTGGACGGCTGGTGGCAGGAGGGGTACGACGGCGCCAACGGCTGGGCGATTCCCTCGTCAGCCCATTTGGGCGACACGCACAGCCAGGATCAACACGACGCCGAACAGCTCTACCGCCTGCTTGAGCACGACATCGTCCCGCTCTATTACGAGCGGGACCGAGACGGCATTCCCCGCGGCTGGCTCCACATCGTCAAGGACGCCGTCCGCACCGTCGCGCCGCGGTTCTGCACCCGCCGAATGGTGAAGGAGTACATGGACCTTCTCTACGCTTCAGCCGCCTCCCCAAAAGACGCTCGCTGGCAGGATTGA
- a CDS encoding ATP-dependent helicase, whose translation MGMLYPPALKRWRMGNLVGRFQMDRESKPYILKKAAEDLQSARLSLDYAAELNKQQLAAVTAVDGPALVIAGAGSGKTRTLVYRVAYLIDRGVDPTTILLLTFTRKASQEMLQRAGVLIGARSERVAGGTFHSVANTLLRRHGRPVGLEPGFTILDRGDAEDLIGLLRNQMGLNEKDKRFPRKGTIAEIFSKCENTLSNLEDVLLGEFAHFTEQLGDLQQLKKAYTDAKRQKQLLDYDDLLMKLRELLTDHEAERQAISRQFRYILVDEYQDTNRLQADLVRKLAATHENVMAVGDDAQSIYAFRGATFRNIMDFPKLFPGTMVYKLEENYRSTQPILNLANAIIGSATEKYAKHLFTRKLDGPLPALVQAGGEHAQSRFIAQRILELREEGVPLDEIAVLFRSSFHSFDLEVELSRRNLPFIKRGGFKFIETAHVKDLLAHLRVVENPLDAVSWNRLLLLVDGVGPKKAQDLIVSLSRSSQPVSVLRDISGRLARPLKDLAIMLDEAGRSGSLTPAEQVNEVYRYYLPILKEHYDDYPKRMRDLEHLYTMAERYTTLNSFLADLALEPPDESMADVEAGDRDEERLVLSTIHSAKGLEWQCVFVIWTVDGRFPSAYSFTSDDELEEERRLFYVAATRAKKHLYLTYPINIYDKATGAVLSKPSRFLDDVPSSMIDSWALVEESGHHWD comes from the coding sequence ATGGGTATGCTATATCCGCCTGCGCTGAAGCGTTGGCGGATGGGTAATCTTGTGGGACGGTTCCAAATGGACCGCGAAAGCAAACCCTACATCCTGAAAAAAGCGGCGGAGGATTTGCAGTCGGCGAGGCTGTCGCTGGACTATGCGGCCGAACTGAACAAACAACAGCTGGCGGCGGTGACGGCAGTGGATGGGCCTGCGCTGGTCATCGCCGGAGCAGGCAGCGGTAAGACGCGGACACTCGTCTATCGCGTGGCCTATCTGATTGACCGGGGCGTGGACCCGACGACGATCCTTTTGCTGACCTTCACGCGTAAGGCATCACAGGAGATGCTCCAGCGGGCGGGCGTACTGATCGGGGCGCGCAGCGAGCGCGTGGCTGGGGGGACGTTCCATTCGGTAGCGAACACGTTGCTACGCCGCCATGGGCGACCGGTTGGCTTGGAGCCGGGCTTCACGATCCTCGATCGCGGTGATGCCGAGGATCTGATCGGCCTGCTGCGCAATCAGATGGGGCTCAACGAAAAGGACAAGCGGTTTCCTCGCAAAGGCACGATCGCAGAAATTTTCAGTAAGTGCGAGAACACGCTGTCCAACCTCGAAGACGTGCTGCTTGGAGAGTTCGCGCACTTTACGGAGCAGCTGGGCGACCTGCAACAACTCAAGAAGGCTTACACGGATGCCAAGCGGCAGAAGCAACTGCTGGACTACGACGACTTACTCATGAAACTGCGCGAACTGCTGACCGACCATGAAGCCGAGCGACAGGCGATCTCGCGGCAGTTTCGCTACATCCTCGTGGACGAGTACCAGGACACGAACCGCCTCCAGGCCGATCTGGTCCGTAAGCTCGCCGCAACGCATGAAAATGTGATGGCCGTCGGGGACGACGCGCAGTCCATCTATGCGTTCAGGGGGGCCACGTTCCGCAATATCATGGACTTTCCCAAGTTATTTCCCGGGACGATGGTCTACAAGCTGGAAGAGAACTACCGCAGCACGCAGCCGATCCTGAATCTGGCCAATGCGATCATCGGCAGCGCGACGGAAAAATATGCGAAGCACTTATTCACGAGAAAACTTGATGGGCCGCTGCCCGCGCTGGTGCAGGCAGGGGGCGAGCACGCCCAATCGCGGTTCATCGCGCAACGGATTCTTGAATTGCGCGAAGAAGGCGTTCCGCTGGACGAGATCGCCGTCTTGTTCCGGTCCAGTTTCCATTCGTTCGACTTGGAAGTCGAACTGTCTCGGCGCAATCTGCCATTCATCAAGCGCGGCGGGTTCAAGTTTATTGAGACAGCGCACGTAAAAGACTTATTGGCGCATCTGCGCGTGGTCGAGAATCCGCTGGATGCCGTGAGTTGGAACCGCCTGCTGTTACTGGTGGACGGCGTCGGGCCAAAAAAAGCGCAGGACCTGATCGTGTCGTTATCCCGAAGCAGCCAGCCAGTCAGCGTGCTGCGCGATATCAGCGGACGGCTGGCCCGGCCCCTGAAGGATCTGGCGATCATGCTGGATGAGGCGGGACGTTCAGGTTCACTCACGCCGGCGGAGCAGGTCAACGAGGTCTATCGCTACTACCTGCCGATTCTCAAGGAGCATTACGACGATTACCCCAAGCGGATGCGCGATCTGGAGCATCTCTACACGATGGCCGAGCGATACACAACGCTCAACAGTTTTCTGGCCGACCTTGCGCTGGAGCCGCCGGATGAGAGCATGGCGGACGTGGAGGCAGGCGACCGTGACGAGGAGCGGCTGGTGCTGTCCACGATCCATTCGGCCAAGGGACTTGAATGGCAGTGTGTCTTCGTCATCTGGACCGTGGACGGACGATTTCCCTCGGCCTATTCCTTTACGTCTGATGACGAATTGGAAGAGGAGCGGCGGCTCTTTTATGTGGCGGCGACGCGGGCCAAAAAGCACCTCTATCTGACTTATCCCATCAATATCTATGACAAGGCAACGGGCGCGGTCCTGTCCAAGCCGTCGCGATTCCTCGACGACGTGCCCTCATCCATGATAGATTCATGGGCATTAGTTGAGGAAAGCGGGCATCACTGGGATTGA
- a CDS encoding HEAT repeat domain-containing protein has protein sequence MRALRVLIIVAGFEFVLAVAAHASLQEDAQKAFRQHRFEEVIRLLESAPPDYKLTSDTLRTGVNSALRIGRPDTALAFYARLVPPNASDETPLLRDTALAVLTARVRDTQEHLRIAAYMVLADVAAKDTLPILKDGLLDVSIMVRARAAEGLARAGAPASMIARALDDEMPSVRIAALNALGPHIDPGLRPAITRLSKSEEGVVHIFALTALARMGQADAADDIAVEATLPNADVRMAALGALGRLKRPSSLSLLNQAVYDPDPSVRAFAAGALGDFGDPNSHAALLHTLQDDHPRVRSIAAASLGRLKLPQSRPVLKQAARDPIEWVRIGAVEGLLRMGDDEAVLLAADLAKHPDPSVRGATAQAVGLSGNRKARQVLETLLKDQQPQPRLMAARALGRLGGHEGLTILKPAMRDPDPAVSLAAAGSVLQLLSTK, from the coding sequence ATGCGCGCGCTCAGAGTGCTAATCATCGTCGCCGGTTTCGAATTCGTGCTTGCCGTTGCAGCCCACGCCTCGTTGCAGGAAGACGCGCAGAAGGCGTTCCGGCAACATCGATTCGAGGAGGTCATCCGCCTGTTGGAAAGCGCGCCGCCTGATTATAAACTGACGTCCGACACATTGAGGACCGGAGTGAACAGCGCGTTACGCATCGGACGGCCCGATACCGCACTCGCGTTCTACGCACGCCTCGTCCCACCCAACGCGTCGGACGAGACCCCCTTGCTGCGCGACACGGCCCTCGCCGTCCTCACCGCCCGCGTACGCGACACGCAGGAGCATCTACGCATTGCCGCCTACATGGTCTTAGCCGATGTCGCCGCCAAAGACACACTGCCGATCTTGAAGGATGGTCTGCTGGACGTCTCCATCATGGTGCGGGCCCGGGCCGCGGAGGGACTCGCGAGGGCGGGTGCCCCCGCGTCGATGATCGCGCGAGCGCTCGACGATGAGATGCCGTCCGTCCGCATCGCCGCCCTCAACGCACTAGGCCCGCACATTGATCCGGGCCTGCGCCCGGCAATCACACGTCTCTCGAAATCCGAAGAAGGCGTCGTGCATATCTTTGCGCTCACGGCACTGGCCCGCATGGGTCAGGCAGACGCGGCAGACGATATCGCGGTCGAAGCGACGCTGCCTAACGCCGACGTCCGCATGGCGGCACTGGGCGCGCTGGGCCGGCTGAAACGCCCGTCCAGTCTGTCTCTGCTCAACCAGGCCGTGTACGATCCCGATCCGTCCGTGCGCGCCTTTGCCGCCGGCGCGTTGGGTGATTTCGGTGATCCGAACAGCCACGCGGCGCTCTTGCACACGCTGCAGGACGATCATCCCCGCGTCCGGAGCATCGCCGCCGCCAGCCTAGGCCGGCTGAAGCTGCCGCAGAGCCGACCCGTGCTCAAACAGGCCGCACGGGACCCGATCGAATGGGTCCGCATTGGGGCCGTCGAAGGATTGCTGCGCATGGGCGACGACGAGGCGGTGCTGCTGGCGGCCGATCTGGCGAAACACCCGGACCCGTCGGTCCGTGGTGCAACGGCGCAGGCCGTCGGGTTATCGGGCAACCGGAAAGCGCGGCAGGTGCTCGAGACGCTGCTTAAGGATCAGCAGCCGCAGCCCCGCCTGATGGCCGCCCGCGCACTCGGCCGACTGGGCGGGCACGAGGGACTGACTATACTGAAGCCGGCGATGCGCGATCCCGATCCGGCGGTGAGCCTGGCAGCCGCCGGCAGCGTGCTGCAGTTGCTGTCGACAAAATAA